One region of Lactobacillus johnsonii genomic DNA includes:
- a CDS encoding bacteriocin immunity protein — protein sequence MNENKLKMMLTKIKANVDIATDPEAQKLIESALDAVDRKIDLQKVMHDLKQDINMYSVAHGFKLPETLTKLQLLLDKNPDKWVGAGAGGVWPVI from the coding sequence ATGAATGAAAATAAGCTAAAAATGATGTTGACTAAAATCAAAGCAAATGTTGATATTGCAACTGATCCAGAAGCACAAAAACTAATTGAATCAGCACTTGATGCAGTAGATAGAAAAATTGATTTACAAAAAGTTATGCATGATCTAAAGCAAGATATTAATATGTATTCTGTGGCGCATGGATTTAAGCTACCAGAGACTTTGACAAAGTTACAGCTTTTATTAGATAAAAATCCTGATAAATGGGTTGGTGCAGGTGCTGGTGGAGTTTGGCCAGTAATCTAG